A window from Bufo bufo chromosome 1, aBufBuf1.1, whole genome shotgun sequence encodes these proteins:
- the LOC120989501 gene encoding olfactory receptor 11L1-like translates to MQENNLTVVTEFILLGFQGSQYLRTFLFCLLLMVYYGTICGNLLIITLVSTSKNLHTPMYFFISQLSMSDILLTTDIVPNMLHILLNNRGTITFSGCIIQFYVFCGSEIFECFLLTVMSYDRYVAICNPLRYTSIMTTTYRMRLVVICWLLGFSAAFIDILMTLMLKFCGPNIIDHFFCDLVPLIEMACSDTYFIQLEIYLLSIPTVIIPTIIIIMSYVKIISVILRIPSSTGRQKAFSTCSSHLIVVSIFYWTLFTVYIIPTRGQTLTISKILSLLYTVFTPLINPIIYSLRNKDINKAIQGTLNKYTRCGNCP, encoded by the coding sequence ATGCAGGAGAACAATCTGACTGTGGTCACAGAGTTTATCCTTCTAGGATTTCAAGGCAGTCAATATTTAAGAACATTCCTGTTCTGTCTTCTCCTCATGGTTTACTATGGAACAATATGTGGGAACCTCCTGATCATCACCCTGGTGTCCACCAGCAAGAACCTCCACACTCCAATGTACTTTTTCATCTCCCAATTGTCCATGAGTGACATCTTATTAACAACTGATATTGTTCCCAACATGCTTCACATCCTACTGAATAATAGGGGGACCATTACTTTTTCTGGCTGTATCATTCAGTTTTATGTTTTCTGTGGTTCAGAGATATTTGAGTGCTTTCTTCTCACAGTGATGTCCTATGACAGATATGTGGCCATCTGTAATCCCCTCCGTTACACTTCTATTATGACAACTACATATCGTATGAGATTGGTTGTCATCTGCTGGTTGTTAGGATTTTCCGCTGCCTTCATTGACATTCTAAtgacactgatgttaaaattttGTGGTCCAAATATCATTGACCATTTCTTCTGTGACCTTGTCCCACTGATAGAAATGGCCTGTTCTGATACCTATTTCATTCAACTTGAAATCTACTTATTGAGTATACCGACGGTGATCATACCAACCATAATAATCATTATGTCTTATGTTAAAATAATTTCAGTCATCTTAAGGATTCCATCCAGTACTGGTAGAcagaaagccttctccacctgtagCTCCCACCTCATTGTGGTCTCCATATTTTACTGGACTTTGTTCACAGTTTATATTATTCCAACAAGAGGACAAACACTGACCATCAGTAAAATCCTTTCACTGCTATATACTGTGTTTACTCCTTTGATCAACCCcattatatacagtctgaggaaTAAAGACATAAATAAAGCCATACAGGGAACATTAAATAAATATACTAGATGTGGCAATTGCCCATAA